A window of Pseudomonadota bacterium genomic DNA:
CAACCCAGCCTGCGGTTCTGGCTATTGCGAACATAACCGTAAACATGGCAGATGGAATCCCCATGGCCTTATAGATAATGCCGGAATAGAAATCCACGTTAGGATATAGCTTTCTATCAATAAAATATTTATCGGTAAGAGCGATTTCCTCTAGTTTTTGGGCAATATCCAGCATAGGAGTATCTTTTCTGCCTAGCTCTTTTAGCACTTCATGACACGCTTTTCTTAACACCGATGCACGCGGATCATAATTTTTATACACCCTGTGACCGAAGCCCATAAGCCTGAAAGGATCGTCCTTATCTTTCGCACGCTTAATGAACTCGGGAATATTTTTCATATCGCCGATTTCTTCAAGCATATTTATCACCGCCTCGTTAGCCCCCCCGTGGGCAGGTCCCCAAAGTGACGCTATACCGGCTCCGACACAGGCAAAAGGGTTAGCTCCCGATGAACCTGCAAGCCTTACCGTTGAGGTAGAAGCATTTTGCTCATGATCGGCATGTAAAATAAATATCATATCCATAGCCTTAGCCAAAACAGGATTTATCTGATATTTCTCCGCCGGAACCGCAAATAGCATATTTAAGAAGTTTGCAGAAAAATCCAAATCATTTCTAGGGTATATAAACGGCTGTCCGATAGAGTATTTATAAGCCATTGCAGCCAATGTCGGTATCTTGGCTATCATACGGTGTGCCGCTATATCACGCTGTTCGGGATCAAATATATCTATTGAATCGTGGTAAAACGCAGAAAGAGATGAGAACGCCCCCGACATAATAGCCATAGGGTGGGCAGCTCTCGGATAGCCCCGATACATGAATTGCAACTGTTCATGTACCATTGTATGTTCTGTTATTTTTCTTGAAAATTCCTTAAATTGCTTTTTATCAGGTAGCTCACCGTATAATAGTAGGTAACACACTTCAAGATAGTTACTTTTTGATGCCAGTTCGGATATCTCGTAGCCTCTGTACCTTAATATTCCTTTTTCACCGTCAATATATGTAATTTTTGACTGGCACGAGGCGGTAGACATAAATCCCGGATCGTACGTAAATACATCAGCCTCTTTGTACAATGAAGCCACATCAATAACGCTAGGTCCTTCAGTACCCTTTAGAACCGGGAATTCTAACTCCTTTTTCGTACCTGAGATGATTAATTTTGCCGTCTTAGCTGTCTTAGTAGTCATGACCTTTCCTATTGTTGCATTGCGATACATTCACTTTGTACAACAAACGCCATCATGAGTCTATAGTCAACAACAAATAAAAAAAAATACGGTAACCGGATAATTTTTTATGAAGCATTCGCCAATTGCCAAAGGTAATTACAGGGTAATTTCATAGAGATCGCCCTATAATTTGCCTCGCAAATTCGGGCGATGACGTAAATGAATTTGGAATTTTTTATAGATAATAAGGCAAAAAAAAGACCCTTTATTAGATAGTGTAGTCACGAGATAAAATTTATGTTATATTGTTTTCCTATAAATCCAAGTAGGAGAAATTTTTATGATACTTGCCCATCGTCGACATGATATATCTGATAGAGTATGGAGTCTTCTGGAGCCCAACCTACCCGGCCGCAAAGGCACGTGGGGTGGAATTGCCAAGGATAATCGCCAGTTTATAAATTCTGTATTTTGGATACTTCGTACAGGATCGCCTTGGCGCGATCTTCCGCCAGATTACGGCAACCGGAGCAATGTACATCGCCGTTTTATACGCTGGCGTGACGCCGGAATCTGGGAGAAATTACTTGAGCAACTGGTTGAATCCCCTGATTTTGAATGGCTAATGGTTGATGCCAGCCACATAAAAGTGCATCCACATGCAGCAGGAGCAAGGGGCGGAAATCAGGAAATGAGCCGCACAAAAGGGGGCTCAACACAAAGCTACACTTGGCCGTGGATGCGCTTGGTATGCCGGTCAGAATTATTATTACGCAAGGTACCACAGCAGATTGCACGCAAGCTGGTCGCCTAATTGAGGGAATAAATGCGGAGTATTTATTTGCGGACAAGGCTTATGATACCAATGAAATTCTGGAAATAGCCGGAAAGCATGGCATCAAGCTAGTAATTCCGCCTAAATCAAACCGAAAAATCCAGAGGGAGTATGACGAAGAGCTCTATAAATTACGCCACCTTGTCGAAAACGCCTTCCTGCATCTTAAGCGTTGGTGCGGTATTGCAACAAGATATGCCAAAAACTCAGCGTCATTCCTTGCTGCCGTGCAAATTAGATGTATCGCTCTCTGGGTGCAAATCTCGTGACTACACTATCTAGTAAAGGATCTTTTTAAACAAAACATACAAAAACTTACTTTAAGCCGTAACTTCTTCTTTTCGTTTATCATTCACAAAATTTAACGATCCCGACATATTATCCTCAATTGCGTTACTATCGGTAACATCAAGAGTTTCAACATTACCTCTATGGAGGTTATCGGCACTTTTACACTGACCGTCAATATACGCACCGTCTTTAACCGATAGTGACTCGTACATAATTACACCGGTAACCTTGCCGCTTTCAGAAAGTACGATATCTTTTCCCTTAACCAGACCGTTTATTTCGCCATCGACCTGTATGGAATCGGCAGTAACATCGCCTTTTATGGCACCGGTTCTTCTAATGGTAGCACTACCGCAGGTAACGTTACCTTCGATTTCACCTTCAATTTCAATTGAGCCGCCACACATCAAGTTACCTACGATTTTAAGATCTGCGGCTATTATAGAGGGTACTTCCCCCTTATTTTCTTTTGTAGTTGTAGTCACCGGTACACTCCCATCTGATATTTTTTGTTTAGAAAACATATTTACCTGCCTTTAAAAAATTCTTCGGATTCAACGTCTTGTCATTATAACGAACTTCGTAGTGTAAGTGATCCCCGGTACTTCTTCCCGAAGAACCCTGAACACCGACAGCATCGCCTCGTCCGACAGTTTCTCCTTTTTTTACAAGTATTTTACTTAAATGTCCATAGCGAGTTGCAACACCGTTTCCATGGTCTATCTCAACCATCTCTCCGTAAGCACCATAACTACCGGCTTTTACTACAACACCGGGTGCAGAACTAAATATTTTAGACTTGTATCTTCCTACCATATCCATACCGGCATGAATAGCCGCACGTTTACGGAACGGATCCACCCTTTTACCATAGCCGCTAGATATCCAGTATTTTTCCATCGGCTGACCTATAGGCAGGGAATGAACCATTTCCTCTAATTTTAACAAATACTCAATTTCACCGTTAAATTCGGAAGGTCTGACGGACTCAAAAGAAGAGGCTTCTTCAAAAGGTATGAACGGCCCGCCCTGATGGCTATTATCATGTGTCTTTGCCTTATCTTTATCGTTATTATTGGTTGCTACCTCTTCAACTTGCAGCCCCGTCATTTCAATTATTGTTTCAAGGCTATCTATCCTCTCTAAAACTTTCGAACGAATATTAGATATAACACCCTGAACCTCATCGCCTTGCGATGAACCTGCATCAGCTACCTTTAAAGAACCGTTTTTTTCAAATATATTTTTCTGAGCTAACTGGTCATATTTTCTTATATTGTCAAAATATCTGTTTAACTCCACAAGATTATTATGTAAATCGGCTACCTTATACTGCAAATCTTCATTTACATTATTGGTGTTCCATATCTCGAGTTCTTTTTCAGACAGGATACTGTCATATGAGAAATATTTATCGGTAGAATAAGATACCCACAACATTACCGCTATAACTAAGAAGCAGAAACTAAGCTGCAAACGGAAACTTATAGGAATATTAACTATACCGTTTTGAGAAATAATAACTATCTTCTTTTCACACAGTTTTTTATGTACAAAATCAGACACTTCTTTTGCCACTTTCGTAGCAAACAGAGAAAAACTATTCCATATATGTTTTAGAGCGTTTTTTATCACTACTATCCCGATTAGTGTTTTATTTTAAAACAAACCTTCAAATATAACTTAACTAATAATAGTTAATCAATTCTTAATAAACAACCATAATTTTATCATAAGAATAAAATATAAGGCAAGTGCAAAAACGCAACTTAGCACAAAACAGTTACAAATAAAAGATTAATTTTCACTAAAGCCATAATTCGGAGCCTCACGTGTAATAGTAATGTCATGTGCATGACTCTCTTTTAAACCGGCATTAGTTATTCTGACAAACTCACAGCCGCCCTTCATATCAGGTATATTTTTGTTACCCGTATAACCCATGGCAGCCTTAAGACCGCCTACCATCTGATGCAGAACTCCGGAAACATGCCCCTTGAACGGCACAAGCCCTTCAACTCCTTCCGGCACTAATTTTAAAGAGTCCTTTATTTCCTGTTGGAAGTATCTGTCGGCAGAGCCACGTGCCATAGCACCGACCGACCCCATACCTCTGTAAGACTTATAAGAACGCCCCTGATACAAAACTACCTCTCCGGGAGCTTCCTCCGTACCGGCAAGTAATGACCCCATCATTACGCAATCTGCACCGGCAGCTATCGCCTTTGCTAAATCTCCCGAGAATTTTATACCTCCATCGGCAATAACTTTAATATTGTTCTTTTCACACACCTTGGCAACATTCATAATGGCGGTAAGCTGAGGAACGCCAACACCCGCAACTATCCTTGTCGTGCATATGGAACCGGGACCAATACCCACCTTAACCGTATCCACACCGGCATCAATCAAAGCCTGAGCAGCATCTGCCGTTGCCACATTGCCCCCTACCAGACCGAATCTGCCTTTTATTTTTCTTATCCTGCTAACGGCGTTCAATACACCTTGCGAATGCCCGTGTGCGGTATCGACTATAATCAAATCGGCTCCCGCCTCCACCAATGCCGTTACACGTTCTTCACAATCCGCACCCGTACCTACTGCAGCCGCAACCCTTAAACGTCCCATATCATCACGGCACGAATTAGGGTATTTTTCCGATTTTTCAATATCATTTACCGTTATAAGCCCGACGCATTTATAACCGTCATCTACTACCAGTAATTTTTCTATACGGTGTTTATGTAATAGTTTTTTTGCCTCTTCCCTACTCACCCCTTCTTTTACGGTAACCAGATTATCCTTGGTCATGAGTTCGGAAACTTTCTTGCTTTCATCGTTAACAAAACGCACATCACGGTTGCTTAACATGCCTACCAGCTTGCCGTTACTGTTTTCAACGACAGGAATACCGGAAATATTATTTTTTTGTGCAAGTTCAATTGCATCTTTGAGCGTTGCGTCGGGGCTGATAGTTACGGGGTTAATAACCATTCCCGATTCAAATTTCTTTACCTTACGGACTTCATCACTTTGTTCGGCTATAGACAAGTTTTTATGAATACACCCTATTCCGCCGCTTTGTGCCATAGCTATTGCAAGGCGTGATTCGGTAACCGTATCCATCGCCGATGACATCAAGGGAATGCCGAGCCTGATATCTTTTGTTATATAAGTATTTACATCAACCTGTGAGGGCAACACTTCAGAAAAAGCGGGAGTAAGTAAAACATCATCAAATGTGAGGGCTTCGGGGAATTTTATAGACATATGCAAACCATATAAGTATGTGTTGTGATTTGCAAACGCAGCATACATAATTTTATTTATTTAGCAAGGTTTTTGTTTTTTATAAAACATGAGGATTCGATAACGATAGAATTTTTTACGGACTAATTTATCCTGTCATTCGCCGATTTAATCGGCGAATCCAATGCTTGATATTCATAGATTCGCCGGTCAAGCCGTCGAATGACAGTAGTAAGTGTATCGTTGGCTTGTTAAATATACCACACCCTTTATTCACATAATTTATTGACTTTAATTCAAAATACTTTTAATTTACCTTATTAATTATTAGTATGGATTTATAATGCTTGAACTTAATTTAACGCTTGAAAATGACGACATGGCTATAAATACTATATTAAAAAGTATTAAGTCTGATATACAACAAGCAATAGAAGAACCCTATTTTGTAGACTTACCCGAGACAGAATTGAGTTTATTTCGCTCTTTCCTTGATTACTGCAACAACATGCCTGAAAGAATTGACCGAAGAATTAAACTTACTAAGAAGGCTGCTAAAAATTTCTTACTACATGTAAAATCATTAGCGTCCTCTATACTTGTTTCAATAAAAACTTCATTAAGAAAGATGGCGGATATACTTCATGAAATAATTGATACAATGAAAACATACGTAATTTCAATTGCCTGCAAAATATGGAGTATATTTTGCTTAATATTTAAATCACTAAAAGAACTTAATTTTGAAATTTATTTTGATAGTTTATTTCACGGTGCGTTTGGCGGTAAGGTTGGAATGGTTTTCGACAATCCTTTAAACAAACGATACAATCAACCATAAGTATGCAACATAACCCCATTATCTTTAAGCCACTTTCTCGCTTGCGGGTGAGAAGGAAAGATGCTTTCTACCAACTCCCAGAAATTTTTGCTATGGTTCATTTCAATAAGGTGGGCAATTTCATGTGCTACCACATATTCTAAAACATCTCTTGGAGCCATGATAAGCCTCCATGAAAAAGAAAGGTTTTTCTTACGTGAACAGCTGCCCCATCTGCTACTTGTATCCCGAACGGTTATCCTACTGTAATCCACGCCCAGCTTGTTCGATTCTATTTCAGCCCTTGCCGATATCTCTTTTTTTGCTAAATCCTGTAGGAAGCTTCTTACCCTGCCTGCGATTACCCCTTTTTCACCGCAAACTATAAGCCTGTCGCCCTCCAATCTGGTTTTGCCTCGAATAGTCCCGCTATATTCAATTGTATAAACTTCCCCCCGAATAGGAACTTTAGCCCCGTCTTCAAATCGGGTTCTGGTCTTAATGCCTATCTCTTTGCTTTTTGTGATTATCCAGTCCTGCTTGCCATAAAGGAAATTCATCGCCTGTTTTTCGCTTACATGTTTAGGCACAATAAGCTCTACCCCATTATGACCCGTTATCTTTATGCTGATTTTTTTAGCTCTGGGACTAAATCTGGTAGAAACTTCCACCGAGTCACAATCACACCCCAAGCATAATGTTCTTTCATTTTTTATCATAAAATATTACTTTATAAAAAATACAAACCTTCCGAATTGTAACGAAAAATAATTAAAATACTATTAACCATGCATATTATATATATTACAGCTCCATCAAAAGAAGAAGCCTTAAAAATATCTCATAGCTTGATTACAGAAAAATTAGTTGCCTGCTGCAATATAATTGACGGTGTAACCTCGGTATATGAGTGGGAAGGAGAAATAAAACAAGACCCTGAATGCATTATAATTGCCAAGACTTCTTCAGGGCTAGTTGATAATATTATAGAATATGTAAAATATATTCACCCTTATGAATGCCCATGCGTGATATCCGTTAAAACAGATAAATCCGATAACGAATTTAGTAAATGGGTTGAGTCTTGCTGCCACAACTAAGCGTAAAAAGATGATTATTTTATTCTTTCCTTGAACCGCTTCATTTTATGCTCTAGTCTGTAACGCATGAGAAAATGTAACATAATAGTCTCACTTCTATTGACCCTCGCAAGCAATATTTCAATTGCTCAAGCTATGCCGGAACCTGTTACGGATAACGACAGGATTTTAGAAAGACCTCTGATGGAACGATACGTACTAGATGAATTGAAGGCATTGCGTAATGAAAAAAACATATTACAAGTTGAACTAACTGAAAAAGTTGCCGAAGCAAAACTTGAAGCATCTGACAGAGCTATACGTTATATGGCAGACACTACCAACAATATTTTTTATATAATAACCGCAGCCGCCTCTTTGATAGTGCTGCTTGGATGGCGTTCGATACAAGATGTTAAAGGACATATAGAGTCTATTACCTCGGCAAAAATAGCGAAACTGATAGAAAGTTATGAAAAAAGGCTGGAAGAAGTTGAAAATAACGTAAAGATACGTTCCGACCAGTTAATTGCGACTCAGGAGGAGATTTCAAACACAAACAAGCTGCATTCTTTATGGATGCGTGCGGCTATCGAGAAAAACACTGAGGAAAAGATAAATCTATATGACGAAATTCTGGAAATGCAGCCTGATGACACCGAGGCACTTACATATAAGGCTGATACGTTGTTAGATATAGGTGAATCAAAATGGGCATATCACTAACCGAACAGGATAATAACTACTCCATGGCATATTGGCAAAGAGCTTGTTCACAGGCTGATTTAGGAAATTTTTCCGATGCTATAGACGATTTAGAAAATTATATAAACCTATCCTCAATTAATATTACTGAAAAAGTGCTGGAAGAAGAGCCGTTCTTTAAAGAACTAAGAAAGGATGAACGCTACCGCCAAATGGTAACTAAATATATATAACCGGCAATATCGCTAATAAATTTTCAAATATTATTAATATAATCCATAAAAATTGTTGAAACTTGTATAAAATTGCCTTATTAAGATGCTTCGCATTAAAAATGTTGGGGTATGGCCAAGCGGTAAGGCATCGGTTTTTGGTATCGACATCCCAGGTTCGAATCCTGGTACCCCAGCCATCTAGAGCACTTAGCCTTATCTAGGAACAGTTCATACGGCTTTTTCAAGGCATGCTCTACCTTTCCGCCCGTCAAAGATAAGTTCTGGAACACTAGGTTAATTAACTTGCGTTTTTGCTCAAGGTTAGAACTTCTAAATAACAGCCCTGCGTTCTGAGTGAGGTC
This region includes:
- a CDS encoding polymer-forming cytoskeletal protein; this encodes MTTTTKENKGEVPSIIAADLKIVGNLMCGGSIEIEGEIEGNVTCGSATIRRTGAIKGDVTADSIQVDGEINGLVKGKDIVLSESGKVTGVIMYESLSVKDGAYIDGQCKSADNLHRGNVETLDVTDSNAIEDNMSGSLNFVNDKRKEEVTA
- the guaB gene encoding IMP dehydrogenase, which translates into the protein MSIKFPEALTFDDVLLTPAFSEVLPSQVDVNTYITKDIRLGIPLMSSAMDTVTESRLAIAMAQSGGIGCIHKNLSIAEQSDEVRKVKKFESGMVINPVTISPDATLKDAIELAQKNNISGIPVVENSNGKLVGMLSNRDVRFVNDESKKVSELMTKDNLVTVKEGVSREEAKKLLHKHRIEKLLVVDDGYKCVGLITVNDIEKSEKYPNSCRDDMGRLRVAAAVGTGADCEERVTALVEAGADLIIVDTAHGHSQGVLNAVSRIRKIKGRFGLVGGNVATADAAQALIDAGVDTVKVGIGPGSICTTRIVAGVGVPQLTAIMNVAKVCEKNNIKVIADGGIKFSGDLAKAIAAGADCVMMGSLLAGTEEAPGEVVLYQGRSYKSYRGMGSVGAMARGSADRYFQQEIKDSLKLVPEGVEGLVPFKGHVSGVLHQMVGGLKAAMGYTGNKNIPDMKGGCEFVRITNAGLKESHAHDITITREAPNYGFSEN
- a CDS encoding IS5 family transposase (programmed frameshift), with amino-acid sequence MILAHRRHDISDRVWSLLEPNLPGRKGTWGGIAKDNRQFINSVFWILRTGSPWRDLPPDYGNRSNVHRRFIRWRDAGIWEKLLEQLVESPDFEWLMVDASHIKVHPHAAGARGGKSGNEPHKRGLNTKLHLAVDALGMPVRIIITQGTTADCTQAGRLIEGINAEYLFADKAYDTNEILEIAGKHGIKLVIPPKSNRKIQREYDEELYKLRHLVENAFLHLKRWCGIATRYAKNSASFLAAVQIRCIALWVQIS
- a CDS encoding citrate synthase — translated: MTTKTAKTAKLIISGTKKELEFPVLKGTEGPSVIDVASLYKEADVFTYDPGFMSTASCQSKITYIDGEKGILRYRGYEISELASKSNYLEVCYLLLYGELPDKKQFKEFSRKITEHTMVHEQLQFMYRGYPRAAHPMAIMSGAFSSLSAFYHDSIDIFDPEQRDIAAHRMIAKIPTLAAMAYKYSIGQPFIYPRNDLDFSANFLNMLFAVPAEKYQINPVLAKAMDMIFILHADHEQNASTSTVRLAGSSGANPFACVGAGIASLWGPAHGGANEAVINMLEEIGDMKNIPEFIKRAKDKDDPFRLMGFGHRVYKNYDPRASVLRKACHEVLKELGRKDTPMLDIAQKLEEIALTDKYFIDRKLYPNVDFYSGIIYKAMGIPSAMFTVMFAIARTAGWVAQWKEMVEDPSQKIGRPRQLYTGAKLRKYKAISSR
- a CDS encoding divalent-cation tolerance protein CutA — encoded protein: MHIIYITAPSKEEALKISHSLITEKLVACCNIIDGVTSVYEWEGEIKQDPECIIIAKTSSGLVDNIIEYVKYIHPYECPCVISVKTDKSDNEFSKWVESCCHN
- a CDS encoding SprT family zinc-dependent metalloprotease; the encoded protein is MIKNERTLCLGCDCDSVEVSTRFSPRAKKISIKITGHNGVELIVPKHVSEKQAMNFLYGKQDWIITKSKEIGIKTRTRFEDGAKVPIRGEVYTIEYSGTIRGKTRLEGDRLIVCGEKGVIAGRVRSFLQDLAKKEISARAEIESNKLGVDYSRITVRDTSSRWGSCSRKKNLSFSWRLIMAPRDVLEYVVAHEIAHLIEMNHSKNFWELVESIFPSHPQARKWLKDNGVMLHTYG
- a CDS encoding M23 family metallopeptidase, with amino-acid sequence MIKNALKHIWNSFSLFATKVAKEVSDFVHKKLCEKKIVIISQNGIVNIPISFRLQLSFCFLVIAVMLWVSYSTDKYFSYDSILSEKELEIWNTNNVNEDLQYKVADLHNNLVELNRYFDNIRKYDQLAQKNIFEKNGSLKVADAGSSQGDEVQGVISNIRSKVLERIDSLETIIEMTGLQVEEVATNNNDKDKAKTHDNSHQGGPFIPFEEASSFESVRPSEFNGEIEYLLKLEEMVHSLPIGQPMEKYWISSGYGKRVDPFRKRAAIHAGMDMVGRYKSKIFSSAPGVVVKAGSYGAYGEMVEIDHGNGVATRYGHLSKILVKKGETVGRGDAVGVQGSSGRSTGDHLHYEVRYNDKTLNPKNFLKAGKYVF